The Pristiophorus japonicus isolate sPriJap1 chromosome 3, sPriJap1.hap1, whole genome shotgun sequence genome has a segment encoding these proteins:
- the LOC139260141 gene encoding peroxisome proliferator-activated receptor gamma coactivator-related protein 1-like, translating to MAARWAAGARVRAWGQREIPGGCQGGGPEPGEQGDSLGDYHSSASLPDLSITGLDITDLDTGGILGAFHSYIDQSIISIIEDSSATENKAPLDEESEATLLTALTEILDTVDDENPSPFDTLPDSELFISPKDGHGRSLAGSHSWAIFPDSGKELFGHKILSAPRGPSALWRLEKPVSRSFGEVISQQRSDGEEDEDSASSGQDVSESGSELLDLQSDELLDTADELENGVTLVIGQELPCVINVEHVSLSDLVKFVHPYCLPSGAMCLGTDIAGDVLQLDIQVVQEGELLDLEVPAALSTDSQRPPGTTLEAGMALAAGEEPALGQDPAPESLPQTLQQQQVSPVPSAHQEGSPVPARKRGRPRKTAKPAETAVVGMQPDGPRTPCTRSSLRTRLRAAASETQALGSALSPPAHRKREQLAATLQESRHLAWQMEEVELGAGRIQTRGRARAAGSKAAQGPRKAASPESQPGLRGSSSSHASQAARVGGEATQPPTGPGETATIQAPHPREETALDTNPALAPQAGPVLAPRADPALAPQAGPALASRAGPALASQADPALAPQADPALAPQAGPALAPQAGPALAPQASPTLAPQARPAPAPAYPACNALTPAASSNEPKLRPISLQQYRLRLQQRQRDPGWNPRLANESGQQRAWPVVPLQSIVQGELSILPLETVGSAIRGQAALPTLALPTRTPRSLVPPTLAPPTLAPPTQPPPTRLPPSLRLPPSLPPPTPAPPTPALQLLGWATGECPPGIQHQARLGAAIHTFLPKGQTFPAQIPPQILPKIPPLAQIPTLPQIPTPNLTQIPAPEPGPEQAPSPTMVLPVAAQAAAGGMCDAAPEQDCSSRQNNLPQAKPVLAPTVPAKSTPVPQPVPAQRHQSSRAAPAQEERDRETPSSSPQDIGSKDKPKGIEAADVMSLLEQFEVTEATEEEPPDSPRGGSVGSESLEERQLLDHMLGAELASTAGLTPPATPPHQIWKSLPPTGFLRKQRLPGATQSSLGSPLRTVRLIEPKPLPQNNRTKWEACESPPPDPLTPPTATFGFGDHDYCLPRVLSSQPFLHNICPSAEAPPDVGCRWNVKRQMSITIKTITSLSHRSPSPSCQALPAGERRVSEPRGDRKASDSRGAAGEDCTASASLGTGAASTDPGTSYPQAVSSGNLGSDAAQGGHCATLSPYRDGETGEEKPFDSPQHCPRTGTSPCYRRRRYSSSSSSSSSSSSCSRSHSPARKRRRYCRRRSHHSRHSSRSDSQSSSRSRSYSTSYSRSVSRSRSRSPQRRSVRMSYFTDDYDPYDEEPRNRYSRREDHEKNSSRRRELAIEERRVVYVGKIRNGMMREELRRRFEVFGEIEDCNIYFRNEGDNYGFVTYRYTCDAFAAIENGQSLRKPDELPFDLCFGGRRQFCKTNYADLDSSHSDFGSYSTKSKFDSLDFDTLLKQAKRSLQR from the exons ATGGCGGCGCGATGGGCGGCTGGAGCCCGAGTCCGAGCCTGGGGGCAGCGGGAGATACCCGGCGGCTGCCAGGGCGGCGGGCCGGAGCCCGGGGAGCAG GGAGACAGTCTGGGCGATTACCACTCGTCTGCCAGCCTTCCCGACCTCAGCATCACCGGACTGGACATCACGGATCTGGACACTGGAGGGATACTGGGAGCGTTTCACAGTTATATCGATCAGTCTATAATCTCCATTATTGAAGATTCGTCGGCAACAGAG AATAAAGCCCCGTTGGACGAGGAGAGCGAAGCGACGCTGCTGACGGCCCTGACCGAGATTCTGGACACCGTCGACGATGAAAACCCTTCTCCCTTCGACACGCTTCCCGACTCGGAGCTATTCATCTCGCCGAAAGACGGGCATGGGCGCTCTCTG GCTGGGAGCCACTCGTGGGCCATATTTCCAGACTCGGGGAAGGAACTTTTTGGACACAAGATCCTGTCCGCTCCCAGAGGCCCGAGTGCCCTGTGGAGGTTGGAGAAACCTGTGAGCAGAAGCTTTGGCGAGGTGATTTCGCAGCAGCGTAGTGATGGCGAGGAGGATGAGGACTCAGCCAGCAGCGGGCAGGATGTCTCTGAGTCTGGCAGTGAGCTCCTGGACCTGCAATCGGACGAGCTGCTGGATACAGCCGATGAGCTGGAGAACGGAGTAACGCTTGTGATTGGACAGGAATTGCCGTGTGTGATCAATGTGGAGCATGTTTCACTGTCTGACCTGGTCAAGTTCGTTCACCCTTACTGTTTGCCCAGTGGAGCCATGTGTCTTGGGACAGACATAGCGGGCGATGTgctccagttggacattcaggtggTGCAGGAGGGTGAACTGCTGGACCTGGAGGTACCGGCGGCCCTGAGCACAGACAGCCAGCGCCCGCCGGGTACCACACTTGAGGCTGGCATGGCACTGGCCGCCGGCGAGGAACCTGCGTTGGGCCAAGACCCTGCCCCAGAGAGTCTTCCCCAAACTCTGCAGCAACAGCAAGTCTCGCCTGTTCCCTCGGCGCATCAGGAGGGCAGCCCCGTCCCGGCGAGGAAAAGAGGACGGCCGAGGAAAACGGCAAAACCCGCGGAGACGGCGGTTGTTGGCATGCAGCCGGACGGCCCCAGAACGCCGTGTACACGGTCCAGCCTCCGCACACGGCTTCGAGCTGCAGCGAGCGAGACCCAGGCCCTCGGCAGCGCCCTGTCCCCACCAGCCCACCGCAAGCGGGAACAACTGGCTGCTACTTTGCAAGAATCCAGACACTTAGCCTGGCAGATGGAAGAAGTGGAACTGGGAGCCGGGAGAATCCAAACCAGGGGCAGAGCGAGAGCAGCCGGGAGCAAGGCTGCACAGGGCCCGAGGAAAGCCGCATCGCCTGAGAGCCAGCCTGGACTCCGAGGCTCGAGCTCAAGCCACGCTTCGCAAGCTgccagggtggggggggaagcaacCCAGCCCCCAACTGGACCTGGAGAAACTGCTACAATACAAGCCCCACACCCGAGAGAGGAAACTGCTTTGGACACCAACCCCGCCCTGGCCCCGCAGGCCGGCCCCGTCCTGGCCCCACGGGCCGACCCTGCACTGGCCCCGCAGGCCGGCCCCGCCCTGGCCTCACGGGCTGGCCCCGCGCTGGCCTCACAGGCTGACCCCGCCCTGGCCCCACAGGCCGACCCCGCCCTGGCCCCGCAGGCCGGCCCCGCCCTGGCCCCGCAGGCCGGCCCCGCCCTGGCCCCGCAGGCCAGCCCCACCCTCGCCCCGCAGGCCCGGCCCGCCCCAGCCCCAGCATATCCCGCCTGTAATGCGCTAACTCCTGCGGCCTCCAGTAACGAGCCCAAACTGCGGCCAATCAGCCTCCAGCAATACCGGCTGCGACTCCAGCAGCGGCAGCGAGACCCCGGCTGGAATCCGCGGCTCGCAAATGAATCCGGCCAGCAGCGCGCCTGGCCCGTCGTCCCCCTTCAGTCCATTGTCCAGGGGGAGCTCAGcatcctgccactggaaaccgttggATCGGCGATCCGCGGACAGGCGGCTCTGCCCACGCTggcccttcccacacggaccccGCGCTCGCTAGTTCCTCCCACGCTGGCCCCTCCCAcgctggcccctcccacacagcccccGCCTACGCGGCTTCCACCATCGCTGCGGCTTCCACCATCGCTGCCTCCTCCCACACCGGCACCTCCCACACCGGCTCTGCAGCTGCTGGGCTGGGCCACTGGAGAGTGCCCGCCTGGGATTCAGCACCAAGCCAGACTGGGAGCAGCGATTCATACATTTCTCCCGAAGGGTCAGACATTCCCAGCTCAAATCCCGCCCCAGATCCTGCCCAAGATCCCGCCTCTGGCCCAGATCCCGACTCTCCCCCAGATCCCGACTCCGAATCTCACCCAGATCCCGGCCCCAGAGCCCGGTCCGGAACAGGCCCCGAGCCCCACAATGGTTCTTCCAGTCGCAGCCCAGGCTGCTGCAGGCGGGATGTGCGATGCTGCACCGGAACAGGACTGTTCGTCTCGGCAGAACAACTTGCCGCAGGCAAAACCTGTCCTAGCGCCCACAGTGCCGGCCAAATCTACGCCAGTCCCCCAACCTGTACCAGCGCAGAGACACCAATCAAGCAGGGCGGCCCCGGCCCAGGAGGAGCGCGATCGAGAGACACCCAGCTCCTCGCCGCAGGATATCGGTTCAAAGGACAAACCCAAAG GTATCGAAGCGGCCGATGTGATGAGTTTGCTGGAACAGTTTGAAGTCACTGAGG CCACAGAGGAGGAGCCGCCAGACTCTCCCCGGGGAGGCAGCGTTGG GTCAGAGTCACTGGAGGAGCGGCAGCTGCTGGATCACATGTTGGGGGCGGAGTTGGCAAGTACCGCAG GATTGACCCCTCCAGCCACGCCACCCCACCAGATCTGGAAATCGCTTCCGCCGACGGGCTTTCTGAGGAAGCAGAGGTTACCGGGAGCGACCCAGAGTTCCCTGGGCTCTCCACTCAGGACCGTGAGGCTCATTGAACCAAAACCTCTGCCGCAGAATAACCGGACAAAATGGGAGGCGTGTGAGAGTCCGCCCCCTGACCCCCTGACCCCGCCCACTGCGACCTTCGGCTTTGGGGACCATGACTATTGTTTACCCAGAGTTCTGAGCTCCCAGCCGTTTTTGCACAACATCTGTCCGTCAGCCGAGGCCCCGCCAGATGTTGGCTGCCGCTGGAACGTGAAGCGCCAAATGAGCATCACCATTAAAACAATTACCTCGTTGAGCCATCGATCTCCGAGTCCATCGTGCCAGGCTCTGCCAGCCGGAGAGCGGCGAGTGTCGGAGCCGCGCGGTGACAGGAAGGCATCGGATTCCCGAGGAGCAGCGGGGGAAGATTGCACCGCCTCCGCCAGCCTTGGCACTGGAGCAGCAAGCACTGACCCCGGCACGAGCTACCCGCAGGCAGTGAGTAGCGGGAACCTTGGAAGTGACGCCGCCCAGGGAGGCCATTGCGCGACTCTGTCGCCCTATAGggatggagagactggggaggagaaacCCTTCGACTCTCCGCAACATTGCCCAAGGACTGGGACCTCCCCCTGCTACAGGCGGCGGCGATACTCCAGCtcgtccagctccagctcctcctcctcctcctgctcccgctcccattCCCCTGCACGGAAGAGGAGGCG ATACTGCAGGAGACGATCTCATCATTCCCGACACAGTTCACGATCCGATTCCCAATCCAGCTCACGTTCCAGATCGTATTCCACATCCTATTCAAGATCTGTCTCTCGATCCAGATCAAGATCCCCACAGAGACGCAGCGTCCGAATGAG TTATTTCACAGACGATTATGATCCGTACGATGAGGAGCCCAGGAATCGGTACTCTCGACGGGAAGATCACGAGAAGAACAGCAGCCGGCGGAGGGAGCTCGCGATC GAGGAACGGCGGGTTGTGTACGTGGGAAAAATCCGGAATGGAATGATGCGCGAAGAACTGAGGAGACGATTCGAGGTGTTCGGAGAAATTGAGGATTGCAACATTTACTTCAGGAATGAAGG AGATAACTATGGGTTTGTCACGTACCGTTACACGTGTGATGCATTCGCTGCTATTGAGAATGGGCAGTCCTTACGCAAACCCGATGAGTTGCCCTTTGACCTCTGTTTCGGCGGCCGGCGACAGTTTTGTAAAACCAATTATGCGGATCTAG ATTCCAGTCACAGCGACTTCGGTTCTTATTCAACCAAAAGCAAGTTTGACTCTTTAGACTTTGACACTTTACTGAAACAGGCCAAACGGAGTCTTCAGAGGTGA